The window TGCCGTCGCCGGGCAACAGCAGCCAGCGATGCAGCTTGCGGACGGTGGCGAAGAAGTCCTCGCCGCGCGGCGAGCCGAGTAAATGTCCGTCATAGGGATCGACATAGACCGAGGAGGGACGCGCGCCGCCTTCGCTGCGGGCGAAACGGATGCGTGCGGCCGCTGACGGGTCGCTCGCCATCGTCACGGCGGAGGGCCGGCCGAAGTCGCCGGCCGACTGCAGCCGTGCGACCAGTTCATCCGGTGTCAGCCGCCGCGTCGCACTGGCGTCGACGCGCATGATGTGGCTGTTCAGGCTGGCCTCGATCCCGTCCTCGAACGCCATCGTCGCGCCGGTGATGCCGACCACAGCCCACAGCAGCGCCAGCGCGAGGCCGGCGAGGGAGTGGACCTGCAGCAGCGCGGCCTTGATCGGGCGGCGGACATCATTCATCGAATCCGGCCTTTCGGATCAGTGCGATTGCGGCCGCTTGATGCGCGGCGATCTCGTCGATGGGGAGAGCATCAGCAGCGAACGATCCGATTCCCTCCACGATCGCCGCCCGCTTTGCGGTCGCAAGCACGGGGTATTCCAGCTCGGCGGTGGCGAAGATCGTCTGGACCTCGGGTGTGACGAGGAATTCGAGGAACGCGCGTGCCGCGGCCGGGTGCGGTGCGTGCCGGGCAATCGCCGCGCCCGTCAGGTTGACGTGACTGCCGCCGCCCGCGAACGCAGTCGGAACGGCCTTCACGGCGTCCGCCCATGTGCGAAAGTCATTGCCTTCGCGGCCGTCGCGGAGCTGGGCGAGCGCCACCGTGTTGCCGATCCCGATGTCGCAGTGTCCTTCCGCGATCTCGCGGATCACGTCGTTGTCCTTGCCTTTCGGCTTGTGGGCGAGATTGGCCTTCAGCCCGGCGAGCCAGCTCTCCGTCGCATCTGTTCCGTGATGCGCGAGATAGGCTGCGATCAGCGCGACATTGTTCTGGTGAGCGGCCGGCCGCATGCACAGTTTGCCGCGCCATTTGGGATCGGCGAGCTCTTCATAGGCGATCGCGGCGAGCGGGTTGTCCTTGCGTGCGAACACCACGCGCGGACGGGTTGCGAGCGCGATCCACTGGCCGTTGTTGCCGCTCAGGTTCGCCGGCACCGCCTGGTCAAGCGTCGGCGATGCCAGTACCTGCGTCAGCCCGCGCGCGGCAAGCTGGGTCGTCTTGTCGAGGCCGATGGTGAGCAGGACATCAGCGGGCGAATTGTCGCCTTCGGAGGTCAGGCGGTTGACCAGGCTGTCCTCGACAAAGACGGTGTTGACCTTGGTGCCGGTCGCTGCCGTGAAGGCCGCGATGACAGGCTCGACCAGATTGGCTTCGCGGGTCGAGTAGAGCGTGAGCTCGTCGGCGCGGGCGGTGACGCAGGCGAAGGCGGTCGTCGCCAGGACGGCCAGCAGTCCGATCGCTGTCCGTGCCGTAGCCATGTTAGAATTTCACCGTCGCCGAAAGCGAGAAGCGCCGCGCGTCGCCCATCGCCACGGCCAGATTGCTGACGGCCGAGGGATAGTAGACGGTATCGAACAGGTTCTTGACGTTGAACTGATAGACCACCGGGAACGTCTGGACCTTGGTCTCATAGGTCGCAAAGACATCCGCGACGGTGTAGGCCGGCAGCACGAAGCTGTTCGTGGCATCGCCGGGCCGGTCGCCGACATAGCGTGCGCCGCCGCCAAGACGCAGCCGGCCGGGCAGGGTGGTGCCGAAATCATAGACCAGATAGAGCGAGGCGGTGTTGAGCGCGACGTTCTGCAGCGCCTTGCCGATGAGCACCGGATCTTCGGTGACGCGCGCATCGGTATAGCCGTAGCTGCCGATCATGCTCCAATTGTCGGTCAGTTGGCCGGTGACGTCGAACTCGACGCCGCGCGAGCGGACCTTGCCGGCGGTGCGGTACTCGACAATGCTGGTGGCAGGGTTGAGCTGCGAGACCAGCACGTTCTTCTTGTCGATATCGTAAAGCGCAAGCGTGCCGGAGATCCGCTTGTTGAAGTCGAACTTGACGCCGGTCTCCCACTGGGTGCCCTGTTCCGGGGCGATGTTGGAGCCGATCACGACGCCGCCGGTGAGCGGCGCGATGGTCGAGGTCGGTTTCAGCGACTGGGTGTAGCTTGCATAGAGCGAGACCTCGTCGGTGAGCTTGAGGATCGCGCCGCCGAGCGGCAGCGCCTTGTCCTGCGAGACATTGGTGTTGGTGATGAAGGGCCGTCCCTTGCCCGCGATCTGGTCGTAGTCCATGTAGCGCACACCGCCGACCAGCGCGAAGCGCTCGGTGAGATGCAGCGTGTACTGGAAGAACAGCGACCACTGGCCAAGCTTGTCGGTCTGGGCGCCGTCGACGGCGGAGACCGTGGTGCCCGGCGTGATCAACCCATAGACCGGATTATAGAAGTTGAAGCTCTGCGCCGCCTGCCGGATCAGATTGTCACGGTAGATCGTGCGGTACTGGCCGTCACCGCCGAACAGCACCTCGTTGCGGAAACCGCCGAGCCAGACATTGCCCAGCAGGTAGGAGGTGCCGTAGCTCGAATTGCTGAGCGAGCCCTGCGTGCCGTCATTGCTGCGGGTCTCGACGCCGGTCTTGGTGTTGATGCCGGTGATGCGGAGCTGGTTGGCGCTGAATGTCTCGGTGTTGTAGCTGTAGGCCGCGAACAGCTTCCAGTCCTGGTTCAGGCGGTGCTCGACCGAGGCCTGCATCAGGTCCGAGGTGCCCCACATGTTGTTGAAGGGCTCGTCGAGCCGGCGCGTCGCCGGGATCGCCAGCGGCACCTTGGTCACGGAATCGAACGCGGTGCCGCGGTCGAACGGCGTGATGAACTCGCGGTGCTCGTAGTTGAGCTGGACGGTGGTGTTCTCGCCGTACCAGGCCAGCGACGGTGCGACCAGCATTTCGCGATGGCGTCCGAAATTGCGCCAATAGTCCTCGCTCACGCCATAGCCGATGAAGCGATAGGCGAGGCCGCCACTACCGATCGGGCCGGTGATGTCGATGGTGCCGTCGGCGCCAGTCCTCGAGTTGGCAAAGGTCGAGCCGAGCAGGGTGACCGAGCCATGCTGATACAGCTCGGGGCGCTTGCTGATCGTGTTGACGATGCCGCCGGGATCCATGATGCCGTAGAGCAGCGACGCCGGGCCTTTCAGCACTTCGACGCTCTCGACCGCAGCGTTGAGGCTGCGGCCCTGCACCAGCGGCATCCCGTTGCGCATGATCGAGCCGTCGCGGTTGTCGCCGAAGCCGCGGCGCATCACCGCATCCTGGGTGCCGGCCAGCGTGTTGCCCTGGGTGACGCCGCTGACATTGGCGAGCGCGTCGTAGAGATTGCGCGGCAGCTGATCCTTCAGCACTTGTTCCGGCACGACGTTGACCGTCTGCGCGGTGTCGAGCGGCGAGGCGCCGCTGCGCAAGGTGGTTGAGCTCGGCATCGCGCGATAGTGCAGCTTGGCTTCGTTCAGCACGGCGCCGGCAGCTGCCGCACGCTCCGATGGTATCGGGGGCGTCGGCGGGGCATTCCGGCTGCGCTGCCGTGCCGCGGCGGCCGACTGCGTTCGCTGTGCCGACCGCGCCGAACTGGCTGCGGGCTTGCGCTTCTGTGTCGGTTGCTCGACCGTGACCGGCGGCAAGGGGACGCTCGATTGGGCGCTTGCCGGCGTCACCGCCGAGGAGATGTCGGCGAGCAGGAATGCTGCGCCGATCAGCAGA of the Bradyrhizobium quebecense genome contains:
- a CDS encoding extracellular solute-binding protein, which produces MATARTAIGLLAVLATTAFACVTARADELTLYSTREANLVEPVIAAFTAATGTKVNTVFVEDSLVNRLTSEGDNSPADVLLTIGLDKTTQLAARGLTQVLASPTLDQAVPANLSGNNGQWIALATRPRVVFARKDNPLAAIAYEELADPKWRGKLCMRPAAHQNNVALIAAYLAHHGTDATESWLAGLKANLAHKPKGKDNDVIREIAEGHCDIGIGNTVALAQLRDGREGNDFRTWADAVKAVPTAFAGGGSHVNLTGAAIARHAPHPAAARAFLEFLVTPEVQTIFATAELEYPVLATAKRAAIVEGIGSFAADALPIDEIAAHQAAAIALIRKAGFDE
- a CDS encoding TonB-dependent siderophore receptor; protein product: MIADGRIVGDRRNAADKGHTHLLIGAAFLLADISSAVTPASAQSSVPLPPVTVEQPTQKRKPAASSARSAQRTQSAAAARQRSRNAPPTPPIPSERAAAAGAVLNEAKLHYRAMPSSTTLRSGASPLDTAQTVNVVPEQVLKDQLPRNLYDALANVSGVTQGNTLAGTQDAVMRRGFGDNRDGSIMRNGMPLVQGRSLNAAVESVEVLKGPASLLYGIMDPGGIVNTISKRPELYQHGSVTLLGSTFANSRTGADGTIDITGPIGSGGLAYRFIGYGVSEDYWRNFGRHREMLVAPSLAWYGENTTVQLNYEHREFITPFDRGTAFDSVTKVPLAIPATRRLDEPFNNMWGTSDLMQASVEHRLNQDWKLFAAYSYNTETFSANQLRITGINTKTGVETRSNDGTQGSLSNSSYGTSYLLGNVWLGGFRNEVLFGGDGQYRTIYRDNLIRQAAQSFNFYNPVYGLITPGTTVSAVDGAQTDKLGQWSLFFQYTLHLTERFALVGGVRYMDYDQIAGKGRPFITNTNVSQDKALPLGGAILKLTDEVSLYASYTQSLKPTSTIAPLTGGVVIGSNIAPEQGTQWETGVKFDFNKRISGTLALYDIDKKNVLVSQLNPATSIVEYRTAGKVRSRGVEFDVTGQLTDNWSMIGSYGYTDARVTEDPVLIGKALQNVALNTASLYLVYDFGTTLPGRLRLGGGARYVGDRPGDATNSFVLPAYTVADVFATYETKVQTFPVVYQFNVKNLFDTVYYPSAVSNLAVAMGDARRFSLSATVKF